Proteins encoded by one window of Sinorhizobium arboris LMG 14919:
- a CDS encoding response regulator has translation MHSVLLVDDHPLILRGLQDIIVAAPDFRVVGATASGVEAVSLISRLQPDIAVLDVAMPGMGGLEILRAIRGTRRLTRVIFLTATISGPQIAEALKMGLSGLLLKEYAPEALLDCMRQVAMGGKWLPADLMAKASQVSDDATLERFSLLTPREREIAALICGGLSNRMIASKLGTSEGTIGIHLHNIFRKLDISNRATLAALHVQYTNPLKS, from the coding sequence ATGCATTCGGTGCTGCTCGTGGACGATCACCCGCTGATCCTGCGAGGGCTGCAGGACATCATCGTCGCAGCGCCTGATTTCAGGGTCGTCGGTGCAACGGCAAGCGGCGTCGAGGCGGTTTCACTCATATCCCGCCTTCAGCCCGACATCGCCGTCCTCGACGTGGCTATGCCCGGCATGGGCGGATTGGAAATTCTTCGTGCCATCCGTGGCACCCGTCGTCTCACGAGAGTAATTTTTCTAACCGCGACGATCAGCGGGCCGCAGATCGCCGAAGCGCTGAAGATGGGGCTCTCCGGCCTTCTCCTGAAGGAATATGCTCCAGAGGCACTGCTGGACTGCATGCGCCAAGTCGCCATGGGCGGGAAGTGGCTGCCGGCCGATCTGATGGCGAAAGCGTCGCAAGTCAGCGACGACGCGACGCTGGAGAGGTTCAGTCTGCTCACGCCGCGCGAACGCGAGATCGCTGCGCTGATCTGCGGCGGCCTCTCCAACCGCATGATCGCGTCGAAACTCGGAACGTCCGAAGGTACGATCGGGATCCATCTGCACAACATCTTCCGCAAGTTGGACATCAGCAATCGCGCGACGCTCGCCGCGCTTCATGTGCAGTACACCAACCCCTTGAAGTCTTAG
- a CDS encoding sensor histidine kinase — protein sequence MAITQSSQNDSATRAHRPAKELAGLAREWLLRTDPERLICLGRVITAVFAILAIYLDPTRPNSFLYESRVVLGLYLLLSVALVIFPLRYPFISPVHLLIHGIDAAVVGWLTFLTNELASPFFSILPFVILAMTMRWGLKGAALGALVALFVQLVVGLPDLLDGETGLNLLIMRSTYFVLIAATLGYFGAYRERSRQRLAHLAQWPQGAIGEDRVSWLSILLEHASGVLGDAHLLVIWREQEFESGCAAYWTNGTLQLADLNEPEFWRRHDPDRYDGRYSKSGEALNGLFADLPQIRASSDQSDCKVFSAAFSSLRYRGAVFVISFGNAADDTKDLTRIMATRVGAELERVALIQAARAEGRMRLARDLHDSVLQNLTAARLKLKLIGEGIPEGAKSQLTEVGSLILEQQQCVRKFVDENRQGEEGNLARLDQELPEFLDLLKAQWNCAIEVSLGPAELMVPKWMLYEIMQLISEAAANAVRHGRATELRIAFAGTAELLNLEITDNGTGMPDELKLKKPISLSQRVAELGGKLAVCRNAPGLGLQITLPLKLEFR from the coding sequence ATGGCGATCACGCAATCAAGCCAAAACGATTCGGCGACGCGCGCCCACCGTCCCGCCAAGGAACTGGCCGGGCTGGCGCGCGAATGGCTGCTGCGCACCGATCCCGAACGCCTGATCTGTCTCGGTCGCGTGATCACGGCCGTCTTCGCAATTCTGGCGATCTATCTCGACCCCACCCGGCCGAACTCGTTCCTTTATGAATCACGAGTCGTTCTCGGTCTCTATCTTCTGCTTTCGGTGGCCCTGGTCATCTTCCCGCTGCGCTACCCGTTCATCAGTCCGGTGCACCTGCTTATTCACGGCATCGATGCGGCGGTCGTCGGCTGGCTGACCTTCCTGACAAATGAATTGGCGAGCCCTTTCTTCTCGATCCTCCCCTTCGTTATCCTCGCGATGACGATGCGCTGGGGACTGAAGGGAGCCGCGCTTGGAGCCCTGGTTGCCCTCTTCGTTCAGCTCGTGGTGGGCCTCCCCGATCTTCTCGACGGCGAGACCGGGCTCAACCTGCTCATCATGCGGTCCACTTATTTCGTGCTCATCGCGGCGACGCTCGGCTATTTCGGAGCCTACAGGGAACGAAGCCGTCAGCGCCTGGCGCATCTCGCTCAGTGGCCGCAGGGTGCGATCGGGGAGGACCGGGTGTCCTGGTTGAGCATTTTGCTGGAGCATGCTTCCGGCGTTCTCGGCGATGCACACCTGCTCGTCATCTGGCGCGAGCAGGAGTTCGAATCCGGATGTGCCGCGTATTGGACCAACGGAACGCTCCAACTCGCCGACCTCAACGAGCCCGAATTCTGGCGGCGTCACGATCCCGATCGCTACGACGGGCGCTACTCCAAGAGCGGTGAGGCTTTGAACGGCCTTTTCGCCGACCTGCCCCAAATCCGCGCAAGCTCCGATCAATCCGATTGCAAAGTCTTTTCGGCCGCTTTTTCGAGCCTGCGTTATCGCGGCGCAGTTTTCGTCATCAGCTTCGGCAATGCAGCTGACGACACCAAGGACCTGACCAGGATCATGGCCACACGGGTCGGGGCGGAGTTGGAACGTGTCGCCCTCATTCAGGCAGCCCGTGCCGAAGGACGCATGCGCCTTGCCCGGGATCTGCACGACAGCGTGCTTCAGAACCTCACCGCTGCGCGCCTCAAACTGAAACTGATCGGGGAGGGGATCCCGGAAGGCGCAAAGTCACAGCTGACGGAGGTGGGTTCACTCATCCTGGAGCAGCAGCAATGCGTACGCAAGTTCGTGGACGAGAACCGGCAGGGCGAGGAGGGGAACCTTGCCAGGCTCGACCAGGAGCTGCCGGAGTTCCTCGACCTCCTGAAGGCGCAGTGGAATTGCGCGATCGAGGTCTCGCTCGGACCTGCGGAACTGATGGTCCCCAAATGGATGCTTTACGAGATAATGCAACTGATCTCCGAAGCCGCCGCTAACGCGGTCCGCCATGGGCGAGCCACTGAGTTGCGGATAGCTTTTGCCGGGACCGCGGAGCTCTTGAACCTGGAGATCACCGACAACGGCACGGGAATGCCGGATGAACTCAAACTCAAGAAGCCCATCTCGCTGTCGCAGCGGGTCGCAGAGCTTGGCGGCAAGCTGGCGGTTTGCCGGAATGCGCCGGGCCTCGGTCTCCAGATCACGTTGCCGCTGAAGCTGGAGTTCAGGTGA
- a CDS encoding SDR family oxidoreductase, protein MRNSLERLVVVITGASSGVGQATAEAFARRGSKLVLAARDAAALHEVARTCRELGAQVLVAPTDVTNADAVKDLANRAMSFGRIDVWFSNAGVGAVGRFEETPIEAHEQVIRINLIGHINDAHAAIPIFRKQGHGVFINMISLGGFASAPFAAAYSASKFGLRGFSEALRAELADERDIHICDVYPTFMDTPGVAHGANYTGRKLSVPPPVYNARRAARAIVRLAERPRNSMTVGVVADLTRFAHFVAPNTTTRLVARLTSRYLSRAPRIAKSHGNLFRAPAAAGGIDGGLRSPARIPIAATAVCVLGIAAAALVLGGSRSPLRRGRRTAR, encoded by the coding sequence ATGAGGAACTCTCTCGAAAGGCTTGTGGTCGTCATCACCGGCGCCTCGTCAGGTGTCGGGCAGGCCACGGCCGAAGCTTTTGCCCGGCGGGGGTCGAAGCTCGTACTTGCGGCGCGGGACGCGGCCGCACTTCATGAGGTGGCGAGGACCTGCCGGGAGCTCGGCGCGCAGGTTCTTGTCGCACCCACCGACGTGACCAACGCCGATGCAGTCAAGGATCTCGCCAACCGGGCGATGAGCTTCGGCAGGATAGATGTGTGGTTCAGCAATGCCGGCGTCGGCGCCGTTGGCCGCTTCGAGGAAACGCCGATCGAAGCGCATGAACAGGTCATTCGCATCAACCTGATCGGCCATATCAATGACGCGCATGCGGCGATCCCGATCTTCCGCAAGCAGGGTCACGGCGTCTTCATCAACATGATCTCGCTCGGCGGTTTCGCCTCGGCACCCTTTGCCGCTGCCTACAGCGCCAGCAAATTCGGTCTGAGAGGTTTTTCGGAGGCTCTGCGCGCGGAGCTTGCCGACGAGCGCGACATCCATATCTGCGACGTCTATCCGACATTCATGGATACACCCGGCGTTGCGCACGGCGCCAATTATACCGGCCGCAAGCTCAGTGTTCCCCCGCCGGTCTACAATGCGCGCCGCGCCGCCCGGGCTATCGTGCGCCTGGCGGAACGTCCGCGCAATTCGATGACCGTCGGTGTCGTCGCCGACCTAACGCGGTTCGCGCATTTCGTCGCTCCGAATACGACAACGCGGCTGGTGGCGCGGCTGACATCGCGCTATCTGAGCCGGGCACCGCGCATAGCGAAGAGCCACGGCAACCTCTTCAGGGCACCGGCTGCGGCCGGAGGCATAGACGGAGGGCTCCGCTCGCCGGCCCGGATCCCGATCGCCGCCACGGCTGTCTGCGTGCTGGGCATTGCCGCCGCAGCTCTGGTCCTCGGCGGTTCCCGCTCTCCCCTCCGCCGGGGCCGTCGAACGGCGCGCTAG
- a CDS encoding SDR family oxidoreductase, whose translation MEEFPHPPFPRQTQEMPGTTDQMQPLPDHGENSYQGSGRLKDKRAVITGGDSGIGRAVAIAYAREGADVLISYLSEHDDAMATKALVEEAGRKAVLAAGDIQSSDHCRRIVETAVRDLGGIDILVNNAAHQASFKNIEDISDEEWELTFRVNMHAMFYLTKAAVPHMKKGSVIINTASINADVPNPILLAYATTKGAIHNFSAGLAQMLADRGIRVNVVAPGPIWTPLIPSTLPEDSVANFGKQVPMKRPGQPVELASAYVMLADPMSSYVSGATIAVTGGKPFL comes from the coding sequence ATGGAAGAATTTCCGCACCCTCCCTTTCCCCGCCAAACCCAGGAGATGCCCGGCACCACCGATCAGATGCAGCCGCTGCCGGACCACGGGGAAAACTCCTATCAGGGCTCCGGACGGCTGAAGGACAAGCGAGCCGTCATTACTGGCGGCGACAGCGGGATCGGCAGAGCCGTGGCGATCGCCTATGCGCGGGAGGGAGCGGACGTCCTCATCAGCTATCTGAGCGAGCATGACGATGCCATGGCGACAAAGGCTCTGGTGGAGGAGGCCGGCCGCAAGGCGGTGCTCGCCGCAGGCGATATCCAGTCCTCCGACCATTGCCGGCGGATCGTCGAAACGGCGGTTCGTGACCTCGGCGGCATCGATATTCTGGTCAACAACGCGGCCCATCAGGCCTCGTTCAAGAACATCGAGGACATCAGCGACGAGGAATGGGAACTGACATTCCGCGTCAACATGCACGCCATGTTCTATTTGACCAAGGCCGCGGTGCCGCACATGAAAAAGGGCAGCGTCATCATCAACACCGCTTCCATCAATGCCGACGTTCCCAATCCGATCCTGCTCGCCTATGCGACGACCAAGGGGGCGATTCACAATTTCAGTGCCGGTCTGGCGCAGATGCTGGCCGATCGGGGGATAAGAGTGAATGTCGTGGCCCCCGGCCCGATCTGGACGCCGCTGATCCCCTCCACCTTGCCCGAGGATTCGGTCGCCAATTTCGGCAAACAGGTGCCGATGAAGCGGCCGGGGCAGCCCGTGGAGCTCGCCTCCGCCTATGTCATGCTTGCAGATCCGATGTCGAGCTACGTATCGGGCGCAACAATCGCCGTGACCGGCGGCAAGCCTTTCCTCTGA
- a CDS encoding MFS transporter, whose amino-acid sequence MPLAIFALTIAAYAIGTTEFVIVGLLPTVATDLAITLPLAGLIVSVYALGVTFGAPILTALTGRIERKPLLLGLMALFIGGNTMAALSPSYEVLLVARVLSAFAHGVFFSVGSTIAADLVPEDRRASAIAMMFMGLTVALVTGVPIGTHIGQVFGWRATFWGVAALGVVACAGIAALLPGTLRKAAPATVLDQLRVLGSGRLLIVFAMTALGYGGTFVAFTFLAPILQEVTGFSEQSVSLILVLYGVAIAIGNIAGGRIANADPVKALVGLFLLQALVLVIFSFTAVSPALTLVTLGALGFLSFANVPGLQLYVVQLAKEHRPGAVDVASALNIAAFNLGIALGAWLGGTVVASPLGLAATPWVGAILVSGALLLTLWSGVLDRRGSASGEPATAAN is encoded by the coding sequence ATGCCTTTGGCCATCTTCGCGTTAACGATCGCGGCTTATGCGATCGGAACCACCGAGTTTGTGATTGTCGGTCTCCTGCCGACGGTCGCCACCGACCTCGCAATCACCCTGCCGCTTGCCGGACTCATCGTCAGCGTCTACGCGCTCGGCGTCACTTTCGGCGCCCCGATCCTGACGGCGCTGACCGGACGGATCGAACGTAAGCCCCTGCTTCTCGGCCTGATGGCGCTCTTCATCGGCGGCAACACGATGGCGGCACTGTCGCCGAGCTATGAAGTGCTGCTCGTCGCGCGCGTGCTTTCGGCCTTCGCCCATGGGGTCTTCTTCTCGGTCGGCTCGACAATCGCCGCCGATCTCGTGCCGGAGGACCGCCGCGCTTCCGCGATCGCCATGATGTTCATGGGACTTACGGTTGCGCTCGTCACCGGCGTGCCGATCGGCACCCATATCGGCCAGGTCTTCGGCTGGCGGGCGACCTTCTGGGGCGTCGCTGCACTCGGTGTCGTCGCCTGTGCCGGTATTGCCGCCCTGCTCCCGGGCACGCTCCGCAAGGCTGCCCCGGCGACCGTTCTCGATCAGCTGCGGGTGCTCGGCTCCGGCCGGCTGCTGATCGTCTTCGCCATGACTGCCCTCGGCTATGGCGGCACCTTTGTCGCCTTCACCTTCCTGGCACCGATCCTGCAGGAGGTCACCGGCTTTTCCGAACAGAGCGTCAGTCTCATCCTCGTGCTCTATGGCGTCGCCATCGCCATCGGCAACATCGCCGGCGGACGGATCGCCAACGCCGACCCTGTGAAGGCACTCGTCGGCCTCTTCCTCCTGCAGGCGCTCGTGCTGGTGATCTTTTCCTTCACCGCCGTCTCGCCGGCCCTGACGCTCGTGACGCTTGGCGCGCTCGGCTTCCTCTCTTTCGCCAATGTGCCGGGCCTGCAGCTCTACGTGGTGCAGCTCGCCAAGGAGCACCGCCCCGGTGCCGTCGACGTCGCCTCGGCGCTTAACATCGCCGCCTTCAACCTCGGCATCGCGCTCGGCGCCTGGCTCGGCGGCACGGTGGTCGCTTCACCGCTCGGGCTCGCCGCCACCCCCTGGGTCGGCGCCATCCTCGTTTCGGGCGCGCTGCTGCTCACGCTCTGGAGCGGCGTGCTCGACCGGCGCGGGTCGGCATCCGGCGAGCCGGCAACCGCCGCAAACTAG